ataacctaccacttcaaatttattgtgaaagtattgtgaaatgGCAATTTGGCAACTGTACATTTTCTCCAACGGAATGTGCACCCACTTTCTGAATATGGTCTGAAGAGCTCCGTAATTATTTTGCGCGTTCTGTGTACATTTGGAAAACGCAGCTTTCTTCCAAACTCAGCTTTTTGGTTCACACCAAACACTGAAGTGAATTTTGCCTTTTCAAAAAGTGGCTTTTGGGGCTACAAAAGtcgaaacaaacaaacactaaatGAGACAAGGGTCCTATTTTATACAAGTTCTGCTGCTCTCCCTAAGAGCACTCACAGCAGTgtagctaaatagctatatagttattttggctacaccaaaacacaaaaaataaggttgcagcagtggaggtaaagctaaaaattttagcttctcagctacagtgcacatctctCTTTAGATGTGCACTATAGCTcaaaggtaaaaaagaaaaatatttttttattacacttctttctcttctctcgtTAAACAAACATttcctattttctttctctctctggcttctcttcttttttctttcttccttgacttttttttttctctctagctCGCCGGCCAGCTCCCTCATCGCCGATCTGTTCCGCCGACCCACCCCAAGCCCCATCGCCGATCTCCCAAAACCCCATCGCCGAGTTGGCCTGGTTCCTAAGTACCCATATGGGTTACCGTTGTTTTCTCAGTTGGCAAGCTGTGAAGGCAAGCTGGTTTTGATGGGTGGGTGGGACCCAGCGAGTTACAACCCGGTCACCGATGTGTTCGTCTACGACTTCTTCACTTGTCGTTGGAGATGCAGCAACGACATGCCGTCTAAGCGCTTGTTTTTCGCTATCGGAGTCTTTTTGGGTCAGGTTTACATAGCGAGTGGGCACAATGAGAACAAGAACGCATTGGAATTGGTGTGGGTTTATGATCTGAGGAAGGATGAGTGGGCCGAGTTGACTCGGATGAGTCAGGAACGGGACAAGTGCGAAGGGGTGATGATTGGGTGGTGGTTTTTTCTTTCCTGCGGTGGActactggtggtggtggtggtggtggatgaTTGTGCTATGTTGTGATGGTTGTGTGCAGTGGTTGTGTGTAGtggataaattattttattatagtgaatatattattttattgtaatagatatcttattttattgtgatgtttatattattttattatattgaaagctaaaataaatcTACTGCTAcaacatgttttgtaaaatgagtaagtaaaatagataaaatgattttttatagagctaaaagctaaataagataatatttgtcccatcaaaaGTAGATAATGTGGAAGAAATAAGATAATATTTGTCCCATCAAAGATTTACTCCACCTTTTGAGGAGTAAGTGGTAAGAGGCACTACTCGGGCAGGTCAATCAACAATGAATTCAACCTTTGTTAGGTATGAACAACCATTTAACACGAAGGAGTCGTTATTAAATTTAGGCTCGACCTTTCCTAATTCTTTGGTTGTATTCCTTCATTGGCTTTTTAAGTGTATCTTGGCTCTTTCTCTTGCTCATTCGTCTCCTCGGCTGATATCGATGGGCTAGGTCTTGCTACCCATAAGACCCTTTGACTTTCTCCTTTCTCAGTGCCCGTCTTACCCCTCGTGCACTTTCCTTGGGCTGGATCTGTGCTTCTCCCTCCATTATTCCTCCCATGGGCCTTTAGCATTTATCCCACTCCCCCCCACAATTTCTTAATCAGATAATTATGTTATGAGACAAAAGCAAACCTAAAGCACctattttttccctttacatttttcttttgaacaaGGTCAAGCACTTGTGAGCTTTTCACATTGAATTTACCTATGTTATAAGTTGTTTTCCTTTGCCTCTTTTACGAATATATTGCTTGACCCATTTTTCAAATTGCTGCCAACTTGAACTGTGTCTTTTCCTGTGATTCAATTCTACTGAAATTCTAGAAGTTAAGGATTTGAAGCAGTAAAAGAATTATATGCCTCACAGAATAAATCAACAATTTATCAGGACAAATATTTTCAGTTCAATACATAACTTTTGATAAAATAGAAACCTTCCTAgcaagggaaaaataaataaataaaaagatcaGAAAAACACTTCTATATGCTAATCAAACGACACTAAAAGTTCAAATAATTTGCAATGGAATATTGCTGATCAAACCAAGCAAAGctaacataaaaaaaacaaacatcgATAATCACTTCCTACATGCAAGGCAAGATTTGAAGAACATGTTACATATTCAtattctggattttttttttttaaatggtaaaaatacaatttacacCCACTAACTTTGCCTATGAATTATTTTGGTCCCTTAAGTTTGAAGTTGGTAATTTTAGTTTGGTAGTTTTGCCCAAAATCATTTTAGTCTTTTAAGTTTAAGGTTAGTTATTTTAGTCAAGTAAAATCCTTTCAGTCTCTTGATAACTCACTTAGTGTAGTAACTTTGCCCAAAAAGCACTTAAAAGTGTCAACTTATAAGACTAAAATGATTTTCAAGTAAAACTACAAGACGAAAATGATAATTTTCAAACTTATAGGACTAAAATGATTATGGGGTAAAGTTGCAGGACTAAAATAACGtctaacttaaaggattaaaataatttttgggcaAAGTTAATGGGTCTaaattgcatttttgcctacaaatatatatatgtaattaaaaatgcaaaatttacgATGGAGTTAATGCTCCCTTCTCACCTTTTAGGCCTCTACCACTGTACGGATTATGATTAAGTGCAATATCACctaatttaatatttcttaatGACTGGGATTaagagttgaaaaaaataaaattttaatcttaagtcattttataaaagaaaaaagtaaaatagtcaaactagtaaaaatatttagtgAGTGGAGAGTGAGTAATTACACTAGGTGCAAAACCCTCCCAAACTGCTATTTTCCAACCACACACCCATAGTGAGCTTTAACTGGGTGGTATGGCTAATTTTTTATAGCAATTGTGAACAGTAAATGGATTCTTGTAGCCATTATTGTAGCGGGTTTCTATTTATCTGTGGTGGTTGGGTTGCTATGAGTGAGAACAGTGAGATCGGCATTGCTATGGacaaaaagagtaaataaattataagaaaatttatttgaaattgtgaattaataaaatttgggaTATTGGTGTATTGTAAAGCGGTTCagcataataaaataaaataattttttaaaaggtaaaatAGCAACTTTTATGCAAACTTGGATGCGCatgatcttttctttttctttttttccttttctttttgtcctcgtaaaaaaaaaagggtaatacCAATACCGTAGATGAGATTGggaaaaaagattttaaaaaaagaaaaagaaaaagtaattcTATAGATTCACGGGACTGACTACTGACTAGTCCACCAAAAACACAAAGCCAGCTGACAAAAAACAATTGTCATGTGTTCAAACAGTGAAATATTTCCGTTGTTTCCAACAAACCACTCATTTGgccatttcttttctctttccacGCCGTTTCGTATCAGCTGAGCTGtatcataaattcataaaatatgaCCGTCTCAATTTTCAACACCCTTCCAGCGAAACTTTACCGTCCAACTCAAGTCACTTTTTTAGTGATCCAATACATTATCAACCAAACTAGCGGTTGAGATTCGTTACAGTAGGTTTGAGGTTGTACATAtttattatacatgttaaaaaaaaaacacatacttAACCAACCCCAAGAAATCtcgcaaaagaaaaaaagacccCACCTCACATGTGTCTTGTCTTATGGTCGGAACCTTGAAAAATTTCGCACCTACTGTTCCAACAAAGATCGGACAACTCATGCATCACCATACCCAGAAAAAAGCAAGCAAGAAAAGATGAACCAGATTGtcttctttcctctttctctcttttttgttgttgttgttgtttaacAATTTAACATACACTAAAAATATGGATGAAAATAACAATTCCAATTTGAGATGAGAGCAAGTTGTAAACAGTCAACAATTATAGTCAATTACTTCTGTTTTGCATTTATCAATATGCTTGACAACTTAATTTACACCAAaatcataaccaaaaaaaaaaaaaaaatacatttttgaaCTAATGATTCAAGAACAATAAATAccacaagaaagagaaaaagcatTAATTTCAGTACTCTTCAAGAGAAGTTGTTAGATCTAGCTAAGTATATATAAAggaaatccatatatatatatatatatattatcttgtAAATtgctttattattcttctaTGTTCATGAACAAATGAGTTAGTGAGACAAACTAATCAATTAAACAATACCGAATTTGTGAAAGATAATCCAGCCAAAACTTTTTTTCTCCACATGCAgcttttttttcatctcttccAAGCATACACCAGCAATGAAAACCCAGATGGGCCACCCAATTCACTCTCCTCTGTGCTGGCCCATTCCATTACAGAGCTTCCTCCAGAAGACCCTGCCGAAGACCACATAGAAGTTGAAGACGATGACAAGCTTTTCCTCATCTTTCTCCATTCAATCCCACTCAAGCCATAGCTCCAGCTCTGTTGTGCCCACAAAGCCATCCCATTTTTCTCACCCGAAGAAGAATTCGCTTCCTTATCTCTAACTGCATCTCCTTCAAACCTGAACATGAAAACCGCGTGTCTATCATCGTTGTCTTTCTCGAACAACCAGTTGTACACGTCCCATGAGATCTGTACAGGCACCCCATCAACTTCAATTCTCTCATTGCCTCTGAATTTCCACTTTAGGCGCTTTATCTGCAAGACCCTTTTGTTATCCACGCTGAAACTGAGCCTGGTGTCATCATTGTACCCGCAATCTATTTGTATTTCCCTGGTTTTGCCTCCAAATCTTGCTCTCGTGGTGTAGATTTTGTTGGCAAAGACATGCTCTCTTTTCAAGACAAGAACTTGGTTACTTTTAGGCCTTTGGGCCTTGGTTTTGGCATAGGCTTCTTTGGTAGAGTCACCAACGAGAAGGGTAATTTCCTTGTCAACAACTACGGCTATGTAGAACTTGGATTGGGGTTCAGGTCCAGACCCGAACTTGGCTCTGGTAAGGTCCCAAAAAATTTGAGTATTGGCGTTGAGCCTTTTGGATCCATGCTTTTTCCAGAAAATAAGTGGTTTGATGTGGAGGTGGAAAGTGTATTGGGAGGAAGGAGAATCAGAAGAAGAAACAGGAGGAGAGTCGAATATGTGGTGATGATGGGGGAGGAGATTAAGGTGAAGAGAGCGGCCAAGAAGAGAGCGAGACCAGGTTAGAGAgaaaaggccaagagcagtgtgGTAGAGGCAGGTGGTGAGGTTGGGGTTGCCGGAggtgggtggtggtggcggAGGCGGCGGAGGTAGAGATTTGTGGGTTTCATTATTGGAGGGGCGAAAGCAAGAGGGGAATGGAGAGGAGTGCTGAGacatctctttttattttttgttttggttttgggttttgttggggAGCTGAGATTAGGGAGTGTAGGGTTTTGTAGTTTATATGAAGGGCTAAAAAGCTTAAAGAAATTAGGGGAGCTAAAGGGAGCGGGGGTAAAAAGTTGAGAAGGGAGAAGGAGACTTCTCAACCTGAAATATTAGACTAGAGCCAAAATATTCAAAGGGAGACTCAGAGAGAATTTGACCTGaaacccccccacccccaaacaaaaacaactagAATACAAAAGGACCtgactctcaaaaaaaaaaaaaaaaatacaaaggaCCTTAATAAGGGAGTGAGAATTGCCTAGTCTAATTGAGACTAATTATAATACTACACCATACAAAATGCttcaaattttgtaaattttgcaTATTAGATTGTGATTGGTTGTTTGACTGATTGTTTATCATTTTCACATcaactattttttctttatcattcaCAATCTACTACCTAGACAATTTTGCTACAATTGTACTACCTTTTGATATTTCCAATTGAGGTATCTAATGTTCAAATCCTCTATTCCTAATGGTATATAAggaattattataaaattgcaATTAAATAAATTGAGAATTATCTCCTATAAATAAGGTTATGCTTTGAAATCCTAGTTGTTATAGGATTTTCTAGCTAAGTAATGAAAGTTTCTTTATTAAAGAACCAAATCGTATTAGTTGTCAAAGTGATAATGTATTCCATATCTATCAATGATAGACATAAGTCTTATACATGATGGCAATACTGCTGTAAAAGATTTGATAGCATTCGGCCTTTCGTCCAATGATCCTCTTTTAAGGGAAAAGATGATAAGAATCataattttgagagagagactaaAGCTGAGTTTGAATTGCGCGTCCGTGTCTGTGTTGCACGTTTATGTTTCATTTTTgtgggtctcgtgcactgttcataggaCCCGTAagtatttttttcacaaaaaacaaCTTTCAAACTAGGTTTCACAGCATTactcacacatttaaaaattattttattatagtatttttagttttcagttttcagcaataaacaatatccaaacagatcctaacaatgaagaaaaaaagaaaaataaagagatttTCACTTGAGAACTGGTGTAAGTAAAAGAGACAACAACTTTAGTGTTTTCTTTACAAAAGTTTCTGAAAAGCACACAAATTAAGAAGAATTTATCATACTTGAATTAATGTAACAAAATGATAAAAGAAAGAGAcctacatgaaaaaaaaaaaaagaaaaaaaaaaaagaaacagagagagaaataaatttctttagCCATGAAAAAGACATAATCAATAATGGAGTGaggatttgaataaaaaatggaaaattttatattaatatatatgcaTGTTTAGTATTATTAAGTGATATTTCGTGTAAGAAAACCCATTCAAATAATAGCACACATTTTGTTTATctgtttagtatttttttttttttgtcaagaataagtctttttttttaatttcttttttattatcaaaattccacttatgaatgaaaatatttgtaataatttgaTCGACATCAAGTACAAATTATGTGATAGCATAGATTTTGTTTATCTG
This genomic stretch from Castanea sativa cultivar Marrone di Chiusa Pesio chromosome 1, ASM4071231v1 harbors:
- the LOC142638388 gene encoding uncharacterized protein LOC142638388, with the translated sequence MSQHSSPFPSCFRPSNNETHKSLPPPPPPPPPTSGNPNLTTCLYHTALGLFSLTWSRSLLGRSLHLNLLPHHHHIFDSPPVSSSDSPSSQYTFHLHIKPLIFWKKHGSKRLNANTQIFWDLTRAKFGSGPEPQSKFYIAVVVDKEITLLVGDSTKEAYAKTKAQRPKSNQVLVLKREHVFANKIYTTRARFGGKTREIQIDCGYNDDTRLSFSVDNKRVLQIKRLKWKFRGNERIEVDGVPVQISWDVYNWLFEKDNDDRHAVFMFRFEGDAVRDKEANSSSGEKNGMALWAQQSWSYGLSGIEWRKMRKSLSSSSTSMWSSAGSSGGSSVMEWASTEESELGGPSGFSLLVYAWKR